One window of Nicotiana tomentosiformis chromosome 11, ASM39032v3, whole genome shotgun sequence genomic DNA carries:
- the LOC104089968 gene encoding protein THALLO isoform X3 yields MGKKAGKFKKKENNNAPKKAKRDFYNEDDDMMNDAIDAFHEQRDMIPLNVNEDDAESDEDNEHPVYDLKEDEDEEDEDDDLDDAELTGLGAKIARTQKYLRATMGGVEDEMHDEAEEEKEERPLWGRGKNIYYYQDKQGPEQESSDEDLIAEEEAEVLRLQQKKAKSLSAEDFGLEDDEEELTLEEILAQGKSGLAVSADGEAKNETGTAYEEVQKDLNALTKEEQMDVVYSSAPELVGLLSELSEALEQLDNKVNPILNKMKELDGNLPSELEDFLHKNVDNVTGVKLAGSNLDSEPLPISHKPSVALADVQETEPHEAELVEANGLKSQQKNESKRKRQDDQVGIQSREMLKVRADLEEKWKQTGVLSSIARKHEKQNKRLRLLNGQLATPDDFDDDAMVAGDDREIRSLNKLSRLVTPQVARPKVISGDDDLPKRDDIGERRRKHELRVLAGAGVEPSDDVEDEPGNHASDDDVASSDDGEMDSDLEFYKEVEKQHSAKLVAKEKMYSSRAPVISSTTETLVDGKRQINYQMEKNRGLTRHRNKLTKNPRKKYRGKHEKQQKRRKGQVRDIKKPSGPYGGETTGINAASRRSIRL; encoded by the exons ATGGGAAAGAAAGCAGGAAAGTTCAAaaagaaggaaaacaacaacGCTCCAAAAAAAGCAAAACGTGATTTTTACAATGaagatgatgatatgatgaatgaTGCCATCGATGCCT TTCATGAACAGAGAGACATGATCCCACTGAATGTTAATGAAGATGATGCAGAGTCGGATGAAGATAATGAGCATCCTGTGTATGATCTTAAG GAGGATGAAGATGAGGAGGATGAAGATGACGACCTTGATGATGCTGAACTTACTGGCCTTGGTGCTAAAA TTGCAAGGACACAGAAATATTTACGAGCTACAATGGGCGGGGTTGAGGATGAAATGCACGATGAAGCTGAAGAGGAGAAAGAAGAGAGGCCTCTGTGGGGAAGAGGAAAAAATATCTATTATTATCAAGATAAGCAG GGTCCCGAGCAAGAGTCGAGTGATGAGGACCTTATCGCGGAGGAAGAGGCAGAGGTCTTGAGATTGCAGCAGAAGAAAGCTAAATCCTTATCTGCAGAGGATTTTGGTCTTGAAGATGATGAAGAGGAGCTTACATTGGAG GAAATTTTGGCCCAAGGAAAATCTGGATTAGCAGTTTCTGCAGACGGAGAAGCCAAAAATGAAACTGGCACTGCTTACGAGGAAGTGCAGAAGGATTTGAATGCTTTGACGAAAGAAGAGCAAATGGATGTTGTCTATAG TTCTGCACCTGAATTGGTTGGTTTGCTATCTGAGCTTAGTGAAGCGCTTGAGCAGCTCGATAACAAAGTTAATCCTATACTCAACAAG ATGAAAGAACTTGATGGAAATCTTCCTTCTGAACTAGAAGACTTTTTACACAAGAATGTTGATAATGTAACTGGTGTAAAGTTGGCGGGAAGTAACTTGGATTCTGAACCTCTCCCCATTAGTCACAAGCCTTCTGTGGCATTAGCTGATGTTCAAGAAACAGAG CCTCATGAAGCTGAGTTGGTGGAGGCAAATGGTTTAAAGAGTCAACAGAAAAACGAATCAAAACGCAAACGTCAG GATGATCAAGTTGGTATCCAGAGCAGGGAAATGTTAAAAGTGAGAGCTGACCTTGAGGAAAAATGGAAGCAGACAGGTGTCTTAAGTTCCATTGCACGAAAACATGAAAAACAAAACAAGCGCTTGCGACTACTGAATGG GCAGTTGGCAACACCTGATGATTTTGATGATGATGCCATGGTTGCTGGAGATGATCGTGAGATACGGAGTTTAAATAAGCTGTCTAGGCTTGTGACTCCTCAAGTAGCGAGACCCAAG GTAATTTCTGGTGATGATGATTTACCAAAGCGAGACGACATTGGAGAAAGGAGAAGAAAGCATGAACTAAGAGTTCTAGCTGGAGCCGGAGTTGAACCTTCTGATGATGTTGAAGATGAGCCCGGTAACCATGCAAGTGATGATGATGTTGCTAGTTCTGATGATGGTGAAATGGACTCAGATTTGGAATTCTATAAAGAAGTGGAAAAGCAACATTCAGCTAAGCTTGTTGCTAAAGAAAAGATGTATTCCAG TAGAGCCCCGGTTATTTCGTCGACAACTGAAACGCTTGTGGATGGGAAGCGCCAGATAAATTACCAG atgGAGAAGAACAGGGGACTTACTCGTCATCGTAACAAGCTAACTAAAAATCCAAGGAAGAAGTACAGG GGAAAACATGAGAAGCAGCAGAAACGTAGGAAAGGACAAGTCCGCGATATCAAGAAGCCAAGTGGTCCTTATGGTGGAGAAACTACAGGAATTAATGCTGCTAGTAGGCGAAGTATCAGATTATAG
- the LOC104089981 gene encoding vicilin-like seed storage protein At2g28490 yields MGRRKKQQAKTLSWVETRFISHLTLNSIVSIPQYASKSFNSCMHDTCFPITILFPLHKLLQLPAFSTPFEKRINFFLASDKRKMGNRKDLLILLLVISSALVASVSGYEYDRRGKEMEEEEEESESGWFLLHDSKEIVRTDAGVMRVVRGGFGGGISMFQSPMHIGFITMELNSLFIPQYLDSHLTLFVRRGETRIGHIYKDDFTERRLKEGDVYSIRAGSAFYLVNPAEGQRLHIICSISTSSSLGWLGFQSFFIGGGMYPTSVLAGFDTLTLSTAFNVSTAEVSEILTRQYSGAIVYLNTTHSPTPSIWATFLNLEQHQKLEHLKRIVHLEEEASQEEEEEKEQPIWSLRKFLTNLFGNERNRREGRKGDDRRRGKGPDSYNLFDRKADYKNDYGWSLALDQSDYSPLKHADIGVYLVNLSAGAMMAPHINPTATEYGIVLRGSGSIQIVYPNGTLAMNSRVNEGDVFWVPRYFPFCQIASRTGPFEFFGFTTTAKKNRPQFLVGQNSILQSMRGPEFAAAFGVSEERLRRILDAQREAVILPSAAVAPTEPIDPREEEEERGEREREQEIVMKIPEVIRSFGNDMIMGFA; encoded by the exons ATGGGAAGAAGAAAAAAGCAGCAAGCAAAGACTTTGTCTTGGGTTGAGACCAGATTTATCTCACATTTAACTCTCAATTCAATTGTGTCTATACCACAATACGCCAGCAAATCCTTCAATTCTTGCATGCATGACACCTGTTTCCCTATAACCATTCTCTTCCCTCTACATAAACTGCTTCAACTTCCTGCATTTTCTACACCGTTTGAGAAAAGAATCAACTTTTTTTTGGCAAGTGATAAAAGGAAAATGGGAAACAGAAAGGATCTTTTGATCTTATTGCTGGTGATTTCCTCTGCTCTTGTGGCTTCTGTTAGTGGTTATGAATATGACAGAAGAGGGAAAGagatggaagaagaagaagaggaaagtgAAAGTGGATGGTTTTTATTGCATGATTCAAAGGAAATAGTGAGGACTGATGCTGGAGTTATGAGAGTGGTGAGAGGTGGATTTGGTGGTGGGATTTCTATGTTTCAAAGTCCAATGCATATTGGTTTTATTACTATGGAACTTAACAGTCTTTTCATCCCTCAGTATCTTGATTCTCATCTCACCCTCTTTGTTCGCAGAG GGGAAACAAGAATTGGGCACATATACAAAGATGATTTTACAGAAAGGCGATTGAAGGAAGGAGATGTGTACAGCATTCGAGCTGGCTCTGCTTTCTATCTTGTTAATCCAGCTGAGGGACAGAGACTTCACATCATTTGCAGCATTAGCACCTCTAGCAGCTTAGGATGGCTCGGTTTCCAG TCTTTCTTCATTGGTGGTGGAATGTATCCAACATCTGTACTTGCTGGTTTCGACACTCTGACATTATCGACAGCATTCAAT GTATCCACAGCAGAAGTGAGTGAGATCTTGACAAGACAATATTCAGGTGCAATTGTATATCTGAACACTACACATTCTCCTACACCGAGCATATGGGCTACATTCTTGAACCTAGAACAACACCAGAAACTTGAACACCTAAAGAGAATTGTGCATTTGGAGGAAGAAGCTAgccaagaagaagaagaggaaaaagagCAGCCAATATGGTCTTTGAGAAAGTTCTTGACTAATCTTTTTGGTAATGAAAGAAACAGGAGAGAGGGGAGGAAAGGCGACGACAGACGAAGAGGCAAAGGTCCAGACTCCTACAATCTTTTTGACAGAAAGGCAGATTATAAGAATGACTATGGGTGGAGCTTGGCCTTAGATCAATCTGATTATTCTCCATTGAAGCACGCTGACATTGGCGTCTATCTTGTCAATCTTTCAGCG gGAGCTATGATGGCACCTCACATTAATCCAACAGCAACAGAATATGGAATAGTGTTAAGAGGAAGTGGCAGTATCCAAATTGTGTATCCAAACGGTACACTAGCAATGAACTCTAGAGTAAACGAAGGAGATGTGTTTTGGGTGCCAAGGTACTTCCCCTTCTGTCAAATTGCATCAAGAACCGGACCATTCGAGTTCTTCGGTTTCACAACAACAGCAAAAAAGAACAGGCCACAGTTCTTGGTAGGTCAGAATTCAATACTACAAAGCATGAGAGGACCTGAATTTGCAGCTGCATTTGGTGTTAGTGAAGAGAGGCTTAGGAGAATATTGGATGCTCAGCGTGAAGCTGTTATTTTGCCGTCGGCGGCCGTTGCTCCGACAGAGCCGATTGATCCGAGAGAGGAGGAGGAAGAAAgaggagagagggagagagagcaGGAGATTGTAATGAAAATACCAGAAGTGATTAGGAGCTTTGGCAATGACATGATCATGGGATTTGCTTAG
- the LOC104089968 gene encoding protein THALLO isoform X1 yields the protein MGKKAGKFKKKENNNAPKKAKRDFYNEDDDMMNDAIDAFHEQRDMIPLNVNEDDAESDEDNEHPVYDLKEDEDEEDEDDDLDDAELTGLGAKIARTQKYLRATMGGVEDEMHDEAEEEKEERPLWGRGKNIYYYQDKQGPEQESSDEDLIAEEEAEVLRLQQKKAKSLSAEDFGLEDDEEELTLEEILAQGKSGLAVSADGEAKNETGTAYEEVQKDLNALTKEEQMDVVYSSAPELVGLLSELSEALEQLDNKVNPILNKINGENMIKGGMHYIEVKKLLLLSYCQAITFYLLLKSEGQPVRDHPVISRLVEIKNLLNKMKELDGNLPSELEDFLHKNVDNVTGVKLAGSNLDSEPLPISHKPSVALADVQETEPHEAELVEANGLKSQQKNESKRKRQDDQVGIQSREMLKVRADLEEKWKQTGVLSSIARKHEKQNKRLRLLNGQLATPDDFDDDAMVAGDDREIRSLNKLSRLVTPQVARPKVISGDDDLPKRDDIGERRRKHELRVLAGAGVEPSDDVEDEPGNHASDDDVASSDDGEMDSDLEFYKEVEKQHSAKLVAKEKMYSSRAPVISSTTETLVDGKRQINYQMEKNRGLTRHRNKLTKNPRKKYRGKHEKQQKRRKGQVRDIKKPSGPYGGETTGINAASRRSIRL from the exons ATGGGAAAGAAAGCAGGAAAGTTCAAaaagaaggaaaacaacaacGCTCCAAAAAAAGCAAAACGTGATTTTTACAATGaagatgatgatatgatgaatgaTGCCATCGATGCCT TTCATGAACAGAGAGACATGATCCCACTGAATGTTAATGAAGATGATGCAGAGTCGGATGAAGATAATGAGCATCCTGTGTATGATCTTAAG GAGGATGAAGATGAGGAGGATGAAGATGACGACCTTGATGATGCTGAACTTACTGGCCTTGGTGCTAAAA TTGCAAGGACACAGAAATATTTACGAGCTACAATGGGCGGGGTTGAGGATGAAATGCACGATGAAGCTGAAGAGGAGAAAGAAGAGAGGCCTCTGTGGGGAAGAGGAAAAAATATCTATTATTATCAAGATAAGCAG GGTCCCGAGCAAGAGTCGAGTGATGAGGACCTTATCGCGGAGGAAGAGGCAGAGGTCTTGAGATTGCAGCAGAAGAAAGCTAAATCCTTATCTGCAGAGGATTTTGGTCTTGAAGATGATGAAGAGGAGCTTACATTGGAG GAAATTTTGGCCCAAGGAAAATCTGGATTAGCAGTTTCTGCAGACGGAGAAGCCAAAAATGAAACTGGCACTGCTTACGAGGAAGTGCAGAAGGATTTGAATGCTTTGACGAAAGAAGAGCAAATGGATGTTGTCTATAG TTCTGCACCTGAATTGGTTGGTTTGCTATCTGAGCTTAGTGAAGCGCTTGAGCAGCTCGATAACAAAGTTAATCCTATACTCAACAAG ATTAATGGAGAGAATATGATAAAAGGTGGGATGCACTACATTGAGGTGAAGAAGCTACTTCTGCTGTCATATTGCCAAGCTATCACCTTCTATCTTCTTCTCAAATCCGAGGGACAACCAGTGCGTGATCATCCAGTCATTTCACGCCTTGTGGAGATCAAGAATTTGTTGAATAAG ATGAAAGAACTTGATGGAAATCTTCCTTCTGAACTAGAAGACTTTTTACACAAGAATGTTGATAATGTAACTGGTGTAAAGTTGGCGGGAAGTAACTTGGATTCTGAACCTCTCCCCATTAGTCACAAGCCTTCTGTGGCATTAGCTGATGTTCAAGAAACAGAG CCTCATGAAGCTGAGTTGGTGGAGGCAAATGGTTTAAAGAGTCAACAGAAAAACGAATCAAAACGCAAACGTCAG GATGATCAAGTTGGTATCCAGAGCAGGGAAATGTTAAAAGTGAGAGCTGACCTTGAGGAAAAATGGAAGCAGACAGGTGTCTTAAGTTCCATTGCACGAAAACATGAAAAACAAAACAAGCGCTTGCGACTACTGAATGG GCAGTTGGCAACACCTGATGATTTTGATGATGATGCCATGGTTGCTGGAGATGATCGTGAGATACGGAGTTTAAATAAGCTGTCTAGGCTTGTGACTCCTCAAGTAGCGAGACCCAAG GTAATTTCTGGTGATGATGATTTACCAAAGCGAGACGACATTGGAGAAAGGAGAAGAAAGCATGAACTAAGAGTTCTAGCTGGAGCCGGAGTTGAACCTTCTGATGATGTTGAAGATGAGCCCGGTAACCATGCAAGTGATGATGATGTTGCTAGTTCTGATGATGGTGAAATGGACTCAGATTTGGAATTCTATAAAGAAGTGGAAAAGCAACATTCAGCTAAGCTTGTTGCTAAAGAAAAGATGTATTCCAG TAGAGCCCCGGTTATTTCGTCGACAACTGAAACGCTTGTGGATGGGAAGCGCCAGATAAATTACCAG atgGAGAAGAACAGGGGACTTACTCGTCATCGTAACAAGCTAACTAAAAATCCAAGGAAGAAGTACAGG GGAAAACATGAGAAGCAGCAGAAACGTAGGAAAGGACAAGTCCGCGATATCAAGAAGCCAAGTGGTCCTTATGGTGGAGAAACTACAGGAATTAATGCTGCTAGTAGGCGAAGTATCAGATTATAG
- the LOC104089968 gene encoding protein THALLO isoform X2 has protein sequence MGKKAGKFKKKENNNAPKKAKRDFYNEDDDMMNDAIDAFHEQRDMIPLNVNEDDAESDEDNEHPVYDLKEDEDEEDEDDDLDDAELTGLGAKIARTQKYLRATMGGVEDEMHDEAEEEKEERPLWGRGKNIYYYQDKQGPEQESSDEDLIAEEEAEVLRLQQKKAKSLSAEDFGLEDDEEELTLEEILAQGKSGLAVSADGEAKNETGTAYEEVQKDLNALTKEEQMDVVYSSAPELVGLLSELSEALEQLDNKVNPILNKINGENMIKGGMHYIEVKKLLLLSYCQAITFYLLLKSEGQPVRDHPVISRLVEIKNLLNKMKELDGNLPSELEDFLHKNVDNVTGVKLAGSNLDSEPLPISHKPSVALADVQETEPHEAELVEANGLKSQQKNESKRKRQDDQVGIQSREMLKVRADLEEKWKQTGVLSSIARKHEKQNKRLRLLNGQLATPDDFDDDAMVAGDDREIRSLNKLSRLVTPQVARPKVISGDDDLPKRDDIGERRRKHELRVLAGAGVEPSDDVEDEPGNHASDDDVASSDDGEMDSDLEFYKEVEKQHSAKLVAKEKMYSRAPVISSTTETLVDGKRQINYQMEKNRGLTRHRNKLTKNPRKKYRGKHEKQQKRRKGQVRDIKKPSGPYGGETTGINAASRRSIRL, from the exons ATGGGAAAGAAAGCAGGAAAGTTCAAaaagaaggaaaacaacaacGCTCCAAAAAAAGCAAAACGTGATTTTTACAATGaagatgatgatatgatgaatgaTGCCATCGATGCCT TTCATGAACAGAGAGACATGATCCCACTGAATGTTAATGAAGATGATGCAGAGTCGGATGAAGATAATGAGCATCCTGTGTATGATCTTAAG GAGGATGAAGATGAGGAGGATGAAGATGACGACCTTGATGATGCTGAACTTACTGGCCTTGGTGCTAAAA TTGCAAGGACACAGAAATATTTACGAGCTACAATGGGCGGGGTTGAGGATGAAATGCACGATGAAGCTGAAGAGGAGAAAGAAGAGAGGCCTCTGTGGGGAAGAGGAAAAAATATCTATTATTATCAAGATAAGCAG GGTCCCGAGCAAGAGTCGAGTGATGAGGACCTTATCGCGGAGGAAGAGGCAGAGGTCTTGAGATTGCAGCAGAAGAAAGCTAAATCCTTATCTGCAGAGGATTTTGGTCTTGAAGATGATGAAGAGGAGCTTACATTGGAG GAAATTTTGGCCCAAGGAAAATCTGGATTAGCAGTTTCTGCAGACGGAGAAGCCAAAAATGAAACTGGCACTGCTTACGAGGAAGTGCAGAAGGATTTGAATGCTTTGACGAAAGAAGAGCAAATGGATGTTGTCTATAG TTCTGCACCTGAATTGGTTGGTTTGCTATCTGAGCTTAGTGAAGCGCTTGAGCAGCTCGATAACAAAGTTAATCCTATACTCAACAAG ATTAATGGAGAGAATATGATAAAAGGTGGGATGCACTACATTGAGGTGAAGAAGCTACTTCTGCTGTCATATTGCCAAGCTATCACCTTCTATCTTCTTCTCAAATCCGAGGGACAACCAGTGCGTGATCATCCAGTCATTTCACGCCTTGTGGAGATCAAGAATTTGTTGAATAAG ATGAAAGAACTTGATGGAAATCTTCCTTCTGAACTAGAAGACTTTTTACACAAGAATGTTGATAATGTAACTGGTGTAAAGTTGGCGGGAAGTAACTTGGATTCTGAACCTCTCCCCATTAGTCACAAGCCTTCTGTGGCATTAGCTGATGTTCAAGAAACAGAG CCTCATGAAGCTGAGTTGGTGGAGGCAAATGGTTTAAAGAGTCAACAGAAAAACGAATCAAAACGCAAACGTCAG GATGATCAAGTTGGTATCCAGAGCAGGGAAATGTTAAAAGTGAGAGCTGACCTTGAGGAAAAATGGAAGCAGACAGGTGTCTTAAGTTCCATTGCACGAAAACATGAAAAACAAAACAAGCGCTTGCGACTACTGAATGG GCAGTTGGCAACACCTGATGATTTTGATGATGATGCCATGGTTGCTGGAGATGATCGTGAGATACGGAGTTTAAATAAGCTGTCTAGGCTTGTGACTCCTCAAGTAGCGAGACCCAAG GTAATTTCTGGTGATGATGATTTACCAAAGCGAGACGACATTGGAGAAAGGAGAAGAAAGCATGAACTAAGAGTTCTAGCTGGAGCCGGAGTTGAACCTTCTGATGATGTTGAAGATGAGCCCGGTAACCATGCAAGTGATGATGATGTTGCTAGTTCTGATGATGGTGAAATGGACTCAGATTTGGAATTCTATAAAGAAGTGGAAAAGCAACATTCAGCTAAGCTTGTTGCTAAAGAAAAGATGTATTCCAG AGCCCCGGTTATTTCGTCGACAACTGAAACGCTTGTGGATGGGAAGCGCCAGATAAATTACCAG atgGAGAAGAACAGGGGACTTACTCGTCATCGTAACAAGCTAACTAAAAATCCAAGGAAGAAGTACAGG GGAAAACATGAGAAGCAGCAGAAACGTAGGAAAGGACAAGTCCGCGATATCAAGAAGCCAAGTGGTCCTTATGGTGGAGAAACTACAGGAATTAATGCTGCTAGTAGGCGAAGTATCAGATTATAG